In Geopsychrobacter electrodiphilus DSM 16401, a single window of DNA contains:
- a CDS encoding VF530 family DNA-binding protein, which yields MSAEQPHNPLHGVTLEQILNHLVEYYGWEDLGEEITIKCFTCDPSISSSLKFLRKTPWARKKVEDLYLALSREW from the coding sequence ATGAGCGCAGAACAACCTCACAACCCTCTGCATGGCGTCACTCTCGAACAGATCCTTAACCATCTGGTTGAGTATTACGGTTGGGAAGATCTGGGTGAAGAGATTACGATCAAGTGTTTCACCTGTGATCCCTCCATAAGCTCCAGCCTCAAGTTTCTGCGTAAGACCCCCTGGGCCAGAAAGAAGGTCGAAGATTTGTATCTCGCCCTGAGCAGAGAGTGGTAA
- a CDS encoding YheU family protein: MRREPTTETHEAGIEIPYERINPDTLRRMIQEFVTRDGADWAELGCTLEDKVEQVLQQLKSRKIKVVFDQTSQTANLVVR; encoded by the coding sequence ATGAGACGGGAACCGACCACCGAAACGCATGAAGCGGGCATTGAAATCCCCTACGAGCGGATCAACCCCGACACCCTGCGCCGCATGATTCAGGAATTTGTGACCCGCGACGGGGCCGATTGGGCCGAACTGGGTTGCACCCTCGAAGACAAGGTCGAACAGGTGCTGCAGCAGCTCAAAAGCAGAAAGATTAAAGTGGTTTTTGATCAGACTTCGCAAACCGCGAACCTTGTCGTTCGTTAA
- a CDS encoding class I SAM-dependent methyltransferase encodes MFWFSATEARQVLTALDRGDPRIDISVDLNLSRDSFSLCGDALVLDAHNRLSRSELLQIAGKENRIFILEDGELEVLEIRDAGYYKLAPTEQAPLLEISGVKMHISKGINPFESAGQMAAQVVKKGARVLDTCSGLGYAASAALNLGAREVVSVELSDAVIALRKRNPWSQALFGANIRLVHANIDSYIRELETASFDAVIHDPPRFSLAGELYGEEFYREIFRVLKRRGSLFHYTGNPQLLKRGTSFIDHAVKRLRASGFTKVVKIPELMGVTAYK; translated from the coding sequence ATGTTCTGGTTCTCAGCCACAGAAGCGCGTCAGGTGCTCACGGCCCTCGACCGCGGCGATCCCCGCATCGACATTTCAGTCGACCTGAACCTCTCACGCGACAGCTTCAGCCTCTGCGGCGACGCACTGGTGCTGGACGCGCATAATCGTTTGAGCCGGTCGGAATTACTGCAGATTGCGGGGAAGGAGAACCGCATCTTTATCCTGGAGGATGGCGAACTCGAGGTGCTCGAGATCAGGGACGCGGGTTATTATAAGCTCGCCCCCACGGAGCAGGCGCCCCTGCTCGAAATCAGCGGGGTGAAGATGCATATTTCTAAAGGGATTAATCCCTTTGAGAGTGCGGGGCAGATGGCCGCCCAGGTTGTTAAGAAGGGAGCGCGGGTTCTGGATACCTGCAGCGGACTGGGTTATGCGGCTTCGGCGGCCTTGAACCTCGGAGCGCGCGAAGTGGTTTCCGTCGAACTGAGTGACGCGGTCATCGCCTTGCGGAAAAGAAACCCCTGGTCTCAGGCCCTTTTCGGGGCCAACATCAGGCTGGTGCACGCCAATATCGACAGTTACATCCGCGAGCTCGAAACCGCATCGTTCGACGCGGTCATCCACGATCCTCCGCGCTTTTCCCTGGCGGGTGAACTCTATGGCGAAGAGTTTTACCGTGAAATTTTCCGCGTCCTGAAACGCCGCGGAAGCCTGTTTCACTACACCGGCAACCCCCAGCTGCTGAAACGCGGCACCAGCTTTATCGACCACGCCGTGAAACGTCTGCGCGCCAGCGGATTCACCAAAGTGGTCAAGATCCCCGAGCTCATGGGCGTCACGGCGTATAAATAG
- a CDS encoding cation diffusion facilitator family transporter, with product MAGSSKKVIYAALAGNALVAVTKFIAAALTGSSAMLSEGIHSVVDTGNQLLLLLGLHKAKQPADERFPFGHAKEVYFWSFVVALLIFAVGAGVSLYEGIHHLAHPAPITDPYINYLVLGLAVLFEGLSLYFALSEFSRTKGTRSYFDAIHRGKDPTIFVVLFEDAAAMLGLLVAFCGVLFSQLSGNLIYDGLASIVIGLILGGTAIWLAYETKGLLIGESASVEVVAGIRKLVAAYPDVEHVNQVLTMHMGPQHILVNLSVDFSDQTTALELEKTIGVIDLEIKRTWPNVKQVFIEAEARGALRNDPTRTGSELPAPPAEKS from the coding sequence GTGGCGGGATCATCGAAAAAAGTCATCTATGCCGCCCTGGCTGGCAATGCCCTGGTTGCGGTGACCAAATTTATCGCCGCCGCCCTGACCGGGAGTTCGGCAATGCTCTCAGAGGGGATCCACTCAGTGGTCGACACCGGCAACCAGCTGCTGTTGCTGCTCGGCCTGCACAAAGCGAAACAACCGGCGGACGAGCGCTTCCCCTTCGGTCACGCCAAGGAGGTCTATTTCTGGAGCTTTGTGGTGGCGCTGCTGATCTTTGCCGTCGGCGCCGGGGTCTCCCTGTATGAAGGGATTCATCATCTCGCTCATCCGGCGCCGATCACCGACCCCTACATCAATTACCTGGTGCTCGGACTGGCGGTGCTGTTCGAAGGGCTGTCGCTCTATTTTGCCCTGAGTGAATTTTCCCGCACCAAAGGAACACGCAGCTATTTTGATGCGATTCACAGGGGGAAAGACCCGACGATCTTCGTCGTGCTGTTTGAAGATGCCGCCGCCATGCTCGGCCTGCTGGTCGCCTTCTGCGGCGTCCTCTTTTCTCAACTGAGCGGCAATCTGATCTACGACGGTCTGGCCTCAATCGTCATCGGTCTGATCCTCGGCGGCACCGCGATCTGGCTGGCCTATGAAACCAAGGGGCTGCTCATTGGCGAAAGCGCCAGCGTCGAAGTTGTAGCGGGCATCCGCAAGCTTGTCGCCGCCTATCCCGACGTTGAGCATGTCAACCAGGTATTGACCATGCACATGGGACCGCAACATATCCTGGTCAATCTGAGCGTTGACTTTAGCGATCAGACGACGGCTCTCGAGCTGGAAAAAACCATTGGGGTCATCGATCTGGAGATCAAGAGAACCTGGCCGAACGTCAAGCAGGTCTTTATCGAAGCCGAGGCCCGCGGCGCGCTGCGTAACGACCCGACTCGTACTGGGAGTGAATTGCCGGCTCCCCCCGCAGAAAAGAGTTAA
- a CDS encoding pseudouridine synthase, with product MATSPYPSCVSLPCAEKPYPAILDFLVLRFPSISRSVWTARLHNGKVQDEAGRPITEATPYRPQQRLFYFRELPEELRIPLAETILFQNDELLVACKPPFLPVTPSGPYINECLLNRLRLKTGNHDLTPLHRIDRETSGLVLFSMNRQTRGLYASLFSDGRIEKTYEALAELEQRPAANTWTVENRLEKAEPWFRRQVVPGVVNARSRICLVDYRDNMAHFTLSPITGKTHQLRVHMSGLGFRIMNDRYYPELLPKQADDLDNPLQLIARRVRFTDPISAEVMEFESERSLGG from the coding sequence ATGGCGACCTCCCCCTACCCGTCATGTGTCAGTCTTCCCTGCGCCGAAAAACCCTACCCTGCGATTCTGGATTTTCTGGTGCTCAGGTTCCCCAGCATCAGCCGCTCCGTCTGGACAGCGCGGCTGCATAACGGCAAGGTGCAGGATGAAGCCGGCAGGCCGATCACCGAAGCGACCCCTTATCGACCGCAGCAAAGACTCTTTTACTTCAGGGAGCTGCCCGAAGAACTGCGGATTCCCCTGGCTGAAACCATCCTCTTTCAAAACGATGAGCTCCTCGTCGCCTGCAAGCCACCCTTCTTGCCGGTCACGCCTTCAGGACCCTACATCAACGAATGCCTGCTTAACCGCCTGCGTCTGAAAACCGGCAACCATGATTTGACCCCGCTCCACCGGATTGATCGCGAAACTTCGGGTCTGGTGCTGTTTTCGATGAACAGGCAAACCCGTGGCCTCTATGCCAGCCTCTTTTCAGACGGGCGGATCGAGAAAACCTATGAAGCGCTTGCCGAGCTCGAGCAGCGCCCCGCAGCCAATACCTGGACGGTGGAAAATCGCCTGGAGAAAGCAGAGCCCTGGTTCCGGAGGCAGGTCGTGCCGGGCGTCGTCAACGCCCGCTCGCGGATATGCCTGGTGGATTACCGTGACAACATGGCGCACTTCACTCTGTCTCCGATCACCGGCAAGACCCATCAACTGCGGGTCCATATGAGCGGGCTGGGTTTTCGGATCATGAACGACAGGTATTACCCCGAGCTGCTCCCCAAACAGGCAGACGACCTGGATAATCCCCTGCAGCTCATCGCCCGTCGCGTGAGATTTACCGACCCGATTTCGGCTGAAGTCATGGAATTTGAGTCGGAACGGAGCCTGGGCGGCTAG
- a CDS encoding DUF3820 family protein, with product MQPGPAFNHKALLELAATRMPFGKYEGMRLIDLPEPYVVWFHRQGFPEGKLGQMLGTIYEIKVNGLEYLFDPLR from the coding sequence ATGCAACCCGGTCCCGCGTTCAATCATAAGGCCCTGCTCGAACTCGCCGCCACGCGCATGCCCTTCGGCAAGTACGAAGGGATGCGCCTGATCGACCTGCCCGAACCCTACGTGGTCTGGTTCCACCGCCAGGGTTTTCCCGAAGGGAAGCTCGGCCAGATGCTCGGCACCATCTACGAAATCAAGGTCAACGGCCTGGAGTATCTCTTCGATCCCTTGCGCTAG